From one Saccharomyces cerevisiae S288C chromosome XVI, complete sequence genomic stretch:
- the ATG5 gene encoding Atg5p (Conserved protein involved in autophagy and the Cvt pathway; undergoes conjugation with Atg12p to form a complex involved in Atg8p lipidation; Atg5p-Atg12p conjugate enhances E2 activity of Atg3 by rearranging its catalytic site, also forms a complex with Atg16p; the Atg5-Atg12/Atg16 complex binds to membranes and is essential for autophagosome formation; also involved in methionine restriction extension of chronological lifespan in an autophagy-dependent manner) → MNDIKQLLWNGELNVLVSIDPSFLMKGSPREIAVLRIRVPRETYLVNYMPLIWNKIKSFLSFDPLTDSEKYFWFEHNKTPIPWNYPVGVLFDCLAGKSATFTTSFENQVKDVLTFLRIHLVMGDSLPPTIIPIASSKTQAEKFWFHQWKQVCFILNGSSKAIMSLSVNEARKFWGSVITRNFQDFIEISNKISSSRPRHIPLIIQTSRTSGTFRISQPTISMTGVNPTLKDIEGDILDVKEGINGNDVMVICQGIEIPWHMLLYDLYSKLRSFDGFLYITLVPIKGGDKASSEL, encoded by the coding sequence ATGAATGACATTAAACAATTACTTTGGAATGGTGAGCTTAATGTGCTGGTATCGATCGATCCTtcatttttgatgaaaGGAAGTCCAAGAGAAATTGCGGTGCTACGAATAAGGGTACCAAGGGAAACATATTTAGTCAATTATATGCCCCTCATTTGGAACAAGATTAAAagctttctttcttttgacCCATTGACCGACAGTGAGAAGTATTTCTGGTTTGAGCATAATAAGACGCCTATTCCGTGGAATTACCCAGTAGGTGTTTTGTTTGACTGCCTAGCCGGAAAAAGCGCTACTTTTACCACCTCTTTTGAGAACCAGGTAAAGGATGTTCTCACTTTTTTGAGAATTCACTTGGTTATGGGCGATTCGTTGCCACCAACTATCATTCCCATCGCATCTAGCAAAACGCAAGCGGAAAAGTTTTGGTTTCACCAATGGAAACAAGTTTGCTTCATACTGAATGGTTCCTCAAAAGCTATTATGTCTTTATCGGTCAACGAAGCTCGAAAATTTTGGGGCAGTGTTATTACGAGAAATTTCCAAGATTTCATTGAAATATCTAACAAGATAAGTTCATCAAGACCGCGACATATACCGCTCATCATTCAAACCTCAAGGACATCAGGAACTTTTCGAATATCACAACCAACTATCAGTATGACTGGAGTCAATCCTACGTTGAAGGATATTGAAGGCGATATTCTGGACGTAAAGGAAGGAATCAATGGTAATGATGTCATGGTTATTTGTCAAGGAATTGAAATTCCTTGGCATATGCTCCTGTATGATTTGTATTCTAAATTGCGAAGTTTTGATGGCTTTTTGTACATAACTCTTGTTCCTATAAAAGGCGGCGATAAAGCTTCCTCTGAGCTCTAA
- the PPT2 gene encoding holo-[acyl-carrier-protein] synthase (Phosphopantetheine:protein transferase (PPTase); activates mitochondrial acyl carrier protein (Acp1p) by phosphopantetheinylation): MSFASRNIGRKIAGVGVDIVYLPRFAHILEKYSPFDPCGRSTLNKITRKFMHEKERFHFSNLLIEENCLTPRLHEYIAGVWALKECSLKALCCCVSKHDLPPAQVLYAGMLYKTQTDTGVPQLEFDKMFGKKYPKYQQLSKNYDSLFSTHEFLVSLSHDKDYLIAVTNLVERE, translated from the coding sequence ATGAGTTTTGCATCGAGGAATATTGGACGTAAGATAGCAGGAGTGGGAGTTGACATTGTATACTTGCCAAGATTTGCACATATACTAGAGAAATATTCCCCATTCGACCCATGTGGCCGTTCTACCTTGAATAAAATAACACGGAAGTTCATGcatgaaaaggaaagatttCATTTCAGTAATCTTCTCATCGAAGAAAACTGCTTAACTCCACGATTGCATGAATATATAGCGGGAGTTTGGGCTTTGAAGGAATGCTCATTGAAAGCGTTGTGTTGCTGTGTTTCAAAGCATGATCTACCTCCTGCCCAAGTACTGTACGCTGGAATGCTATATAAAACACAAACCGATACAGGTGTACCTCAGTTAGAGTTTGATAAGATGTTTGGAAAAAAGTATCCAAAGTATCAACAGCTCTCGAAAAACTACGATTCTCTCTTTTCCACTCATGAGTTTTTAGTTTCGCTATCCCATGATAAAGATTATTTAATTGCAGTAACAAACTTGGTAGAAAGAGAGTAA
- the PXA1 gene encoding ATP-binding cassette long-chain fatty acid transporter PXA1 (Subunit of heterodimeric peroxisomal ABC transport complex, with Pxa2p; required for import of long-chain fatty acids into peroxisomes; similar to human adrenoleukodystrophy transporters ABCD1and ABCD2, and ALD-related proteins; mutations in ABCD1 cause X-linked adrenoleukodystrophy (X-ALD), a peroxisomal disorder; human ABCD1 and ABCD2 can each partially complement yeast pxa1 pxa2 double null mutant): MSTTLAAPAKLKSLLLNLHTHCIGLHVNDVTPKVYFKLLIRHLLQISRSNAAHPKLRRRAQILLVSLFLSGVTLFSGVTYSTFKIILKCYKFYKFPWKRRNRRPLIRRTRSQMQLDSGARIMYIPEVELVDRQSPDDNKFMNATDKKKRKRIFIPPKDNDVYEHDKFLFKNVELERAKNSQLFYSKFLNQMNVLSKILIPTVFDKNFLLLTAQIFFLVMRTWLSLFVAKLDGQIVKNIIAGRGRSFLWDLGCWFLIAVPASYTNSAIKLLQRKLSLNFRVNLTRYIHDMYLDKRLTFYKLIFDAKASNSVIKNIDNSITNDVAKFCDATCSVFANIAKPVIDLIFFSVYLRDNLGTVGVAGIFVNYFITGFILRKYTPPLGKLAGERSASDGDYYNYHLNMINNSEEIAFYQGTAVERTKVKELYDVLMEKMLLVDKVKFGYNMLEDYVLKYTWSGLGYVFASIPIVMSTLATGINSEEKNMKEFIVNKRLMLSLADAGSRLMHSIKDISQLTGYTNRIFTLLSVLHRVHSLNFNYGAVPSILSIRTEDASRNSNLLPTTDNSQDAIRGTIQRNFNGIRLENIDVIIPSVRASEGIKLINKLTFQIPLHIDPITSKSNSIQDLSKANDIKLPFLQGSGSSLLILGPNGCGKSSIQRIIAEIWPVYNKNGLLSIPSENNIFFIPQKPYFSRGGTLRDQIIYPMSSDEFFDRGFRDKELVQILVEVKLDYLLKRGVGLTYLDAIADWKDLLSGGEKQRVNFARIMFHKPLYVVLDEATNAISVDMEDYLFNLLKRYRFNFISISQRPTLIKYHEMLLEIGENRDGKWQLQAVGTDEAITSIDNEIEELERKLERVKGWEDERTKLREKLEII, translated from the coding sequence ATGTCAACAACATTAGCAGCACCAGCGAAACTAAAGAGTTTGCTCCTGAATCTACATACTCACTGTATTGGGCTACACGTTAACGATGTCACACCTAAAGTATATTTCAAGTTATTGATACGGCATCTTCTACAGATATCTAGATCAAACGCTGCTCATCCTAAGCTAAGAAGAAGGGCCCAGATTTTATTGGTATCGCTTTTCCTATCTGGTGTCACACTTTTTTCTGGTGTAACATATAGtactttcaaaattattctAAAATGTTATAAATTTTACAAGTTTCCATGGAAGAGAAGGAATAGGAGACCTTTAAtaagaagaacaagatcTCAAATGCAATTAGACAGTGGTGCAAGAATAATGTATATTCCTGAAGTGGAATTAGTCGACCGCCAGAGTCCCGATGACAACAAATTTATGAATGCTacagataaaaaaaaaaggaaaaggataTTTATTCCACCAAAGGATAACGATGTATATGAACACGataagtttctttttaaaaatgtaGAACTGGAAAGAGCCAAGAATTCGCAGTTATTCTactcaaaatttttaaaccAAATGAACGTCTTGTCTAAAATTTTAATTCCAACAGTTTTTGACaaaaactttcttcttttaactgctcaaatttttttcctggTGATGAGAACTTGGCTCTCTTTGTTTGTAGCCAAGCTGGATGGACAAATAgtcaaaaatataattgCTGGTAGAGGAAGAAGCTTTCTGTGGGACTTAGGGTGTTGGTTTTTAATTGCTGTCCCTGCTTCTTATACTAATAGTGCTATTAAGCTACTTCAAAGGAAGTTGAGTTTAAACTTTAGGGTAAATTTGACACGTTACATCCATGACATGTATTTGGATAAAAGACTAACATTTTACAAATTAATTTTTGATGCAAAGGCGTCCAATTCGGTAATCAAGAATATCGACAACTCCATTACTAATGATGTTGCAAAATTTTGCGATGCGACATGCTCCGTTTTTGCAAACATTGCAAAGCCAGTTATTGatttaatattcttttcgGTTTATTTACGTGATAATTTGGGAACTGTGGGAGTAGCAGGTATATTTGTTAATTATTTCATTACTGGGTTTATTTTGAGGAAATACACGCCACCATTAGGTAAATTGGCAGGCGAGAGATCTGCTTCAGACGGCGATTACTACAATTATCATCTAAACATGATAAATAATAGCGAAGAGATCGCATTTTACCAAGGAACAGCAGTGGAAAGGACGAAAGTTAAAGAGTTGTATGATGTGCTGATGGAAAAAATGCTGCTGGTTGATAAAGTCAAGTTTGGTTACAATATGTTGGAAGACTATGttttaaaatatacatggTCCGGTTTGGGTTATGTTTTTGCCTCAATCCCTATCGTTATGTCTACCTTAGCGACAGGCATCAATtcagaggaaaaaaatatgaaggAATTTATAGTCAACAAAAGGTTGATGTTGTCGCTTGCAGATGCAGGCTCGAGATTGATGCATTCGATAAAGGACATCTCACAATTGACCGGCTACACTAATAGGATATTTACTCTGCTTTCCGTCTTACACAGGGTTCACTCTCTGAACTTTAATTACGGCGCTGTTCCTTCAATCCTGTCAATACGTACAGAAGACGCTTCCAGAAATTCCAACTTATTACCCACCACGGATAATTCGCAAGATGCTATTCGTGGTACTATTCAACGCAATTTTAACGGTATTCGGTTAGAAAATATAGACGTAATCATTCCATCAGTAAGGGCGAGCGAAGGCATAAAGCTGATTAACAAGCTTACATTTCAAATTCCTTTGCATATTGACCCAATAACTTCAAAGTCCAATTCTATACAAGACTTATCGAAGGCAAATGATATAAAGTTACCATTTTTGCAGGGTTCTGGCTCCAGCCTGTTAATATTAGGGCCAAATGGTTGCGGTAAAAGTTCAATTCAACGCATTATAGCTGAAATATGGCCAGTGTATAACAAAAATGGATTATTGTCGATTCCTtcagaaaataatattttttttattcctcAGAAACCATATTTTAGTAGAGGTGGAACTTTAAGAGACCAAATTATATACCCCATGTCCTCGGATGAATTCTTTGATAGGGGGTTTAGAGATAAGGAGCTAGTACAGATATTAGTCGAAGTGAAACTAGattatcttttaaaaagaGGCGTTGGCTTAACTTACCTAGATGCCATTGCCGATTGGAAGGACTTATTAAGTGGTGGTGAAAAGCAAAGAGTAAATTTTGCTAGAATCATGTTTCATAAACCACTATACGTAGTATTAGATGAGGCTACAAACGCAATTAGTGTTGACATGGAAGACTATCTGTTCAATCTTTTAAAACGATACAGATTCAATTTCATTTCCATATCACAAAGACCCACATTAATCAAATATCATGAAATGTTACTAGAGATCGGTGAAAATCGAGATGGCAAATGGCAATTACAGGCAGTTGGTACCGATGAAGCAATCACGTCGATTGACAACGAGATTGAGGAATTGGAGAGAAAACTAGAAAGAGTAAAAGGTTGGGAAGATGAGAGGACGAAGCTACGGGAAAAGCttgaaattatttga
- the NOP53 gene encoding Nop53p (Nucleolar protein; involved in biogenesis of the 60S subunit of the ribosome; interacts with rRNA processing factors Cbf5p and Nop2p and with the nucleolar proteins Nop17p and Nip7p; null mutant is viable but growth is severely impaired) yields MAPTNLTKKPSQYKQSSRKGKKAWRKNIDLSDVEQYMEKKIDHEITHGTSDITSLQNDALFHVDVEGDEILKNKLIKRKQIKKVLKSKEILDAVKTNSKIAALNHHKNSSGNPNKIQGVSKHELKKLMALAGRVHGESKIKNRVAKDGLVKTTAGDLWGEESNSKKQKVKLPSGIKLDVEKKDQIPEELLKKSTTSWSTASVRPSTLDIEPIAVKEFTEIPHAGKSYNPNNKAWSELINKEYKEEKAREDERIALEKYKERIRHLMETLDDNEEEESSSNEEEEEEEEENENENESTQCSGSDKEIKLSINKPVKNKKKTKYQRNKAKRHEEKVKLQQELKELRQRVKDLEEVINSEETEILSAIESDSNKVKKSKKNKKHKLGTKYSVIDERLEIKFSDELSDSLRKLKPEGNLLYDTVRKLQSSGKVETRVPVRKGRKYKQKITEKWTHKDFK; encoded by the coding sequence atggCTCCAACTAATCTAACCAAGAAACCATCTCAATACAAACAGTCTTCAAGAAAGGGTAAGAAAGcatggagaaaaaatatcgaTTTATCTGACGTAGAACAATAtatggaaaagaaaattgatcATGAAATTACGCATGGTACCAGTGATATAACCTCTTTGCAAAATGATGCTCTTTTTCATGTTGATGTTGAGGGTGATgagatattgaaaaataaattaatTAAAAGGAAACAAATTAAGAAGGTtctaaaaagtaaagagaTTTTAGACGCCGTTAAAacgaattcaaaaattgcaGCACTAAATCACCATAAGAATAGTAGTGGAAATCCTAATAAGATTCAAGGTGTTTCTAAACACgaattaaagaaattaatgGCTTTGGCTGGCAGAGTACACGGCGAATCGAAGATCAAGAATAGAGTTGCCAAAGACGGTCTAGTTAAAACAACGGCTGGCGACTTATGGGGTGAAGAATCCAATTCAAAGAAACAGAAGGTCAAATTACCTTCCGGTATCAAACTTGatgtggaaaaaaaggacCAGATACCTGAagaactattgaaaaaatccaCGACAAGTTGGTCTACTGCTTCAGTCAGACCAAGTACTTTAGATATAGAGCCAATTGCAGTAAAAGAATTCACAGAAATTCCACATGCTGGTAAATCCTACAATCCCAACAATAAAGCTTGGTCAGAATTGATAAACAAAGAGTataaagaggaaaaggCAAGAGAAGATGAAAGAATCGCCTTGGAAAAGtacaaagaaagaattaGACATTTAATGGAAACTTTAGATGAcaatgaagaggaagagtCTTCATCaaacgaagaagaagaagaagaagaagaagaaaatgaaaatgaaaatgaaagtaCGCAATGTAGTGGATCTGATAAGGAAATAAAACTATCAATAAATAAGCCTgtgaagaataaaaagaaaacaaaatatcaaagaaacaagGCAAAGAGACATGAAGAGAAAGTAAAATTGCAACAAGAGTTGAAAGAATTGAGACAACGTGTTAAAGATTTAGAAGAAGTTATCAATTCTGAAGAGACTGAGATACTTTCAGCCATAGAGTCAGATAGCAACAAGGTtaaaaaaagcaagaaaaataagaaacaCAAGTTAGGGACGAAATACTCTGTGATTGATGAAAGATTGGAGATTAAATTTTCTGACGAATTATCTGACTCATTGAGAAAACTGAAACCTGAAGGAAATCTGCTATATGATACTGTGAGAAAACTACAAAGTTCTGGTAAGGTCGAAACAAGAGTGCCCGTTAGGAAAGGTAGAAAGTATAAGCAGAAAATCACTGAAAAGTGGACACATAAGGACTTCAAATAg
- the KES1 gene encoding oxysterol-binding protein KES1 (Sterol/phosphatidylinositol-4-phosphate (PI(4)P) exchanger; one of seven members of the yeast oxysterol binding protein family; involved in negative regulation of Sec14p-dependent Golgi complex secretory functions, peripheral membrane protein that localizes to the Golgi complex; KES1 has a paralog, HES1, that arose from the whole genome duplication) yields MSQYASSSSWTSFLKSIASFNGDLSSLSAPPFILSPISLTEFSQYWAEHPELFLEPSFINDDNYKEHCLIDPEVESPELARMLAVTKWFISTLKSQYCSRNESLGSEKKPLNPFLGELFVGKWENKEHPEFGETVLLSEQVSHHPPVTAFSIFNDKNKVKLQGYNQIKASFTKSLMLTVKQFGHTMLDIKDESYLVTPPPLHIEGILVASPFVELEGKSYIQSSTGLLCVIEFSGRGYFSGKKNSFKARIYKDSKDSKDKEKALYTISGQWSGSSKIIKANKKEESRLFYDAARIPAEHLNVKPLEEQHPLESRKAWYDVAGAIKLGDFNLIAKTKTELEETQRELRKEEEAKGISWQRRWFKDFDYSVTPEEGALVPEKDDTFLKLASALNLSTKNAPSGTLVGDKEDRKEDLSSIHWRFQRELWDEEKEIVL; encoded by the coding sequence ATGTCTCAATACGCAAGCTCATCCTCATGGActtctttcttgaagtCAATCGCTTCATTCAATGGTGATCTTTCTTCGTTATCGGCTCCTCCATTCATTTTATCTCCAATCTCATTGACCGAGTTTTCTCAGTACTGGGCTGAACATCCAGAGCTATTCTTGGAACCCTCTTTTATCAATGACGATAATTACAAAGAACACTGTTTAATTGACCCTGAAGTCGAGTCACCCGAATTGGCCCGTATGCTGGCCGTTACTAAATGGTTCATTTCCACTTTAAAATCTCAATACTGTTCTCGTAATGAATCCTTAGGTTCTGAGAAAAAACCTTTGAACCCATTTCTAGGTGAGTTGTTCGTTGGTAAATGGGAAAATAAAGAGCATCCTGAATTTGGAGAAACGGTTTTGTTAAGTGAGCAAGTTTCTCACCATCCACCCGTCACTGCTTTTTCCATCTTCAATGATAAGAACAAGGTTAAGCTGCAAGGCTACAACCAAATTAAAGCCAGTTTCACTAAATCCTTAATGCTGACTGTTAAACAATTTGGTCACACTATGTTGGATATTAAGGATGAGAGTTATTTGGTTACCCCACCTCCATTGCATATTGAAGGTATTCTTGTCGCTTCTCCCTTTGTTGAATTGGAAGGAAAATCATATATCCAATCTTCGACAGGTCTACTTTGTGTTATTGAATTTTCAGGTAGAGGCTACTTTTCTGGTAAAAAGAATTCATTCAAGGCAAGAATTTACAAAGACTCTAAAGATAGCAAGGACAAGGAAAAGGCATTATACACAATATCAGGCCAATGGTCTGGCTCTTCTAAAATAATCAAGgcaaataagaaagaagaatcaCGATTATTTTACGATGCTGCTAGAATCCCTGCTGAACATCTGAATGTCAAGCCTTTGGAGGAGCAACACCCACTGGAAAGTAGAAAAGCCTGGTACGACGTGGCTGGTGCCATCAAATTAGGCGATTTTAACTTAATTGCCAAAACGAAAACTGAATTGGAAGAAACGCAAAGAGAATTgagaaaagaggaagaagctAAAGGCATTAGCTGGCAAAGAAGATGGTTCAAAGATTTTGACTACTCTGTCACGCCCGAAGAAGGCGCCCTTGTACCTGAAAAGGATGACACTTTCTTAAAACTCGCCTCTGCTCTAAATTTATCAACGAAGAATGCTCCAAGTGGTACTTTGGTGGGTGACAAAGAAGACAGGAAGGAGGATCTTTCATCCATTCATTGGAGATTCCAAAGAGAGTTGTGGgacgaagaaaaggaaattgttTTGTAA
- the POC4 gene encoding Poc4p (Component of a heterodimeric Poc4p-Irc25p chaperone; involved in assembly of alpha subunits into the 20S proteasome; may regulate formation of proteasome isoforms with alternative subunits under different conditions; upregulates proteasome assembly in response to the unfolded protein response activated by mistargeting of proteins (UPRam)), with protein sequence MLVKTISRTIESESGFLQPTLDVIATLPADDRSKKIPISLVVGFKQEASLNSSSSLSCYYYAIPLMRDRHINLKSGGSNVVGIPLLDTKDDRIRDMARHMATIISERFNRPCYVTWSSLPSEDPSMLVANHLYILKKCLDLLKTELGE encoded by the coding sequence ATGTTAGTAAAGACGATTAGCCGAACTATTGAATCAGAATCTGGATTTCTACAGCCGACGCTGGATGTTATTGCTACTCTACCTGCAGACGATCgttctaaaaaaatacctATTAGTCTGGTAGTGGGATTTAAACAAGAGGCCTCGCTgaattcatcttcatccttaTCATGTTATTACTACGCCATTCCCTTAATGAGGGATAGACATATTAACCTCAAATCAGGCGGAAGCAACGTTGTGGGGATACCGTTATTAGATACTAAAGATGACCGGATTCGTGATATGGCTAGACACATGGCCACAATAATATCTGAAAGGTTCAATAGGCCGTGTTATGTAACGTGGTCATCGCTGCCTAGTGAAGATCCCTCTATGCTAGTAGCAAACCATTTATATATCTTAAAGAAGTGTCTCGATCTCTTGAAAACTGAACTCGGTGAGTAA
- the RPL33A gene encoding 60S ribosomal protein eL33 RPL33A (Ribosomal 60S subunit protein L33A; N-terminally acetylated; rpl33a null mutant exhibits slow growth while rpl33a rpl33b double null mutant is inviable; homologous to mammalian ribosomal protein L35A, no bacterial homolog; RPL33A has a paralog, RPL33B, that arose from the whole genome duplication), giving the protein MAESHRLYVKGKHLSYQRSKRVNNPNVSLIKIEGVATPQDAQFYLGKRIAYVYRASKEVRGSKIRVMWGKVTRTHGNSGVVRATFRNNLPAKTFGASVRIFLYPSNI; this is encoded by the exons atggctGAATCCCATAGAT tgtACGTCAAAGGTAAGCACTTATCCTACCAAAGATCCAAGAGAGTCAACAACCCAAATGTCTCTTTGATCAAGATCGAAGGTGTCGCTACTCCACAAGATGCTCAATTTTACTTGGGTAAGCGTATTGCCTACGTCTACAGAGCCTCCAAGGAAGTCAGGGGTTCTAAGATTAGAGTTATGTGGGGTAAGGTTACCAGAACTCACGGTAACTCTGGTGTCGTTAGAGCCACCTTCAGAAACAATTTGCCAGCCAAGACCTTCGGTGCTTCTGTTAGAATCTTCTTGTACCCATCCAACATCTAA